The genomic interval CCTCTCTGTTTGCTCAGCCTTGGTTCAGTACTCAGTCATGTGCATGATGGGACAAAATGCTAAGCAGCTTCATGCTGATTAACCACTGTGGTTGGATGATTTTGTTATGTTTCACTTTACTATCAGCCTTTCTTATCCGAGTGCCTAACTGGAACCGGTTCAGACTACATAACTGTGAttgttcattcctatgagagtgGTAAACAGTAGCTCtgaaaccttttaaaaatgtgagcAGTTTCGTGCTGTCATCAGGAAATGCTTTTGGGTACAGACATGAAATGGCGCAGGGGTTTGTCGGATTTTCCATTCCAGCTGGCTCACATTTTTACCCTTCCAGATTTTCCCCTCAGAAGCTCAGTTTCCATCAAAAGAACTGGATCCCTTTTTCCAAAGcctgctttttttccttctttttcctgAGAGTTTTTTGGCAATCTTCCTCGATAATAACCACCGGGAGACGTGAAGAGAGCATTACTCCCCCTCTCTAATCATTCCAGCTCTTTGGCTCCTTGATGGGGTTCCTCTCAAACTCCGGCCCTGATATTATGAGTAGTGGAGAAGATTTAACCTTTAACTATAACCTTTCACTGAGCCTCGGCTCGGGGCACAACATCCTGTTTGGCTTTAACAAGagcggggaggaggaggagagaggatatgaaaaaaaatccatatttgtcttttcatttcatgACGGCAAGCCACattttttacttctgtaacagtGTGACATctccaagcggttgaccaatcagagcagactgggctctggtttcagacggagagTGAAGAGAGgtgcaggcagtatgagaaaagtgctttttgaacattggagacatgtcccagtagagacactacgtACTGATATGAAACCTGTACTCTCTATAATGATGTCGAAAAATATGACACTCAGGCAGGTGACGGCTGACATTTTCAGGGGGGGTAAATATCTCTGCGGTATGATAACTGCATAGCAAGACAGAACAAGAAAAGTCAGCTGTACATATGAACATGGTTCTGGacacctgttgttgttgttgttgttgttgttgtttcgtAGACTGAATGAATGATCAGTCTGAAAACGGAAAATAGTCTGCACATCAGGAGCCGCTAGACTGTTGATTTAGGATGACAAAACTGGGTATTGTTGGGTATCACAtcattgaaaaacacacaaaggtaTAATTTGGTATCAGAATGTTATCAAAATTGCAATATGGACTAGTCCAAAACTCAAATCACAGGAAGCACACTGTTTGTTGAAGGCTGAATATGctttaacatttgaatgaagCATTGTGCTGATATCCAGGCATAGAAACTGTATTTTACAGACTCAACAAAACCTATCTGTTTGAtactgttcctttttttaaactataaacATTTCATATCTCTCAGTGATAATGAGAATAGTGATGCTAAGTGATCAGTTCTTCGGTGATGAAATCGCTGTAGAACTATCAGTCGAAATATTtgcatttagttatttttcctAAACTTACAGCAGGAGAGTTTGAAGAAAAAACCAGACTCAGTGTTTTCACAGTGAAAGAGTGGAGGCTCACTGAAACCTGACACGGACACCAGATGGTTTTTATCTCAGGGATTCTTCTCTGAGAGTAAACTGAACGAACTCGCCCGGCTGTGGATGAGCAGcgtgtctgtgggatgttgactCAGTGTCATCCAACAATATAGCGCTGTTTGGAGACGGGAGGAGGATTACTGTACGGATTTAATCTCTCTCATTGCAACACTGTCGAAACTGTGTCCGTCTAGTGTTGAGTAACTGAGGCTATGATTAAGGGTTTAGTAAACCTGAAACAGTATTTTGTAAAACTTCACTTGTGTCTGAATTCAAAGTATTTGTACCTggtatctctctttctctctctctctctgttgcgTAACGTACTTAACTACGGGCACTTTAAGACCGTAAGATCTTTGTTTCTGCTTATGTTTCACACACCACTGAAAGCGAAATACAATTTACACAAGGATTTTGTGCCgttgcttgtttttgttgcattctTCTTGTCTTAAATTGAATTAACCAACAATTAGTTAGGCCTTTCTTCTAAGGAACTCAAATCAAGTCCGTTTATTGGTCTGAAAATCTGTTTCCAGTCACGGTTGGGGACTTTTTCTCATGAAGGGCCCCATTGTTATTGCTGTGGGTCTTGGTATGTGCGTCAATGTATGTGATACCTGTGTGGATCTTAATGGCTCATTATTATCTATCACATACGGTGGTTTGTCTTCTGTGTACTCTCTGTCATCTTTACGTGATTATTCACTACTCAACTGACTAGTGAAAGTTACATTTTAGACCTACAGTGAAAGCAGGTTTAACATGATGCTTTTTCTCTCAGATTGCTCAGAAATATGACACACAAAAGGAAGAGGAGCTCCGCTTCTGGATTGAGGAGAGAACACAAATGCCCATTGGAGAGAACTTCCAGAAAGGCTTGAAGGACGGAGTCATCCTCTGCAAGTAAGTATCACACAGCAGCATCTCAGTGGAGAGCTGTACCTAAATATATCCTCCGGGGTTTCTGTCTATTCATGTTGTGCTTTCCTTTCTCTTCAGTCTGATTAATAAGCTGCAACCAGAGTCAGTGAGGAAGATCAACCACTCACAGCTGAACTGGCACAAGGTACGATGTGTTCACTGGAAACAATGCTCACTCATGAGTTACAGCTCCAGACTCATTCATGAAGCTTTCACTGCTTTATTTGTGCTGTTGTTGCTTCCTCCTGGTTTTGTTGGATTCCCAGCCCccttcacttcctttttttccattaatCTCTGCAGCTGGAAAACCTTGGGAATTTCATCAAAGCCATCCTGGCCTATGGCCTGAAGCCCAATGACATCTTTGAGGCCAATGACCTGTTTGAAAGTGGGAACATGACTCAAGTCCAGACCACACTGCTCGCCCTGGCCAGCATGGTGAGTGGAGCCACAGCACAGAGGGGCATTGTCCCCTGAGGgacacattttatattgttgCAGGAAATAAATCTAATGTCATGGCAGTGCTTTGATGAGCATGTTCTTTCTGCCAGTCAAAGACCAGAGGTTCGGACACGAAGATTGATATCGGAGTGAAATATGCAGACAAACAGGCCCGGCATTTTGATGACGAGAAGATCAAGGCCGGCCAGTGCGTCATCGGACTGCAGGTAACTATGACTGGAGTTCAGGGGACTCTTAAGGACAACGCATGAACTGGATGTAACTGAGAGCGGTTTGTAGCTTTAAATATAACCAGCGTAGTTCCAGATAAATAAACAGAGGCTGAATCTTCCCTAGAGAGTCTTATTCCTCCTGCAGTGATGCAATCATTGGAGTCTCCGtttaaagcattaaaataaataaaatgctcctttttaaaaaatggttcaTTTAAGGAAAACCAGTAAGGCTGATGTATATTTGGATTTCCTGTCTTCTTTTGTCCTCAGATGGGGACAAACAAGTGTGCGAGTCAGGCAGGGATGACTGCTTACGGCACCAGGAGACATCTGTATGATCCAAAGACCCAGACTGACAAACCCTACGACCAGACCACCATCAGCCTCCAGATGGGAACCAACAAAGGAGCCAGCCAGGTTGAAACCCACTCCTCTTTTAATGCTTCTCttattagatgttttatttccaacagATCCCGAGAGGAGACTAAAGCGGTTAAATACTAGAAGGGCACTCGGAGAGCAGGCCTCCGCCAAGGCTGTTCccataagtgaaaaataatgtgtaaacCCACCCAGGAGTCCGATCCGCTCCAAGGTTTAATACGTGTTTGGCTGTACACCCTTCAAGTGATATTACCCTTGCTTTGCACTTCTCACTTACTGTACAACCCCACTTCAAGAaatccaaactatcccttttAAACCGATTTATTTCCAGGAATTTATCCAATTGGATCAGAGCGTCTAAGTGTCTGCATGCTACCTCCATCATGTGTTTGAGTTTCTGCTGCTCTCCTGCAGGCGGGCATGTCGGCCCCCGGTACCCGCAGAGACATCTACGACCAGAAGGTGGCGCAGCAGCCGCTGGACAACTCCACCATCTCCCTGCAGATGGGCACCAACAAGGTGGCGTCCCAGAGAGGTATGAGTGTGTATGGTCTGGGCCGACAGGTGTACGACCCCAAGTACTGCGCCCCCCCCACAGAGCCGGTGATCCACGCCAACGGCAGCCAGGGCACCGGCACCAACGGCTCGGAGATCAGCGACAGTGACTATCAGGGCGAGTTCCAGGAGGACGAATTACAGGGAGCGTACCAGGACGACTACAGCCCCCATTACACCGACCAGGGCATTGACTATTAGCGGAGACCCCCACCTCCAGATCAGTATTACCTagtgtattttataaactacacAACAGAGCAAGTCTTTTGCTATCCTCACtagtcttttttttccttcttcttgaAGCATACAATGAGATGTTGCCTTCCTTCTCCAGCCTCTATCTGAAGGCTGTGAGCAGCTGTAGTGACATAGAATAATGACACagagtgatgatgatgttttAAGCTTAAAAGCATTCCCTTTTTTAACACCCACTTTTATAAAAAGATGTTTAAACGATGGAAGTAGTGAGACCGTTGTGACGGTGTAGCATCAGGTGAAGCTGCTGccttcagtgtttgtgttcctgGACTGAAACTGGGCTAATGATCCACGTGAGAGGAATCCAACAACAGGCTGACTTATCTTCCATCTTACCCAGCCTCTGTAATCCGGTCACGCTggaacttcttttgtttttttactacaTGTAATCACTAGATagtgtttcttcttttaatgACGGTTCAGACGACCAAACCCGAGCTGACTTTTACTCTGCAGGCATACTTCCTCGTTCCATTAAATGACctatattttcatattattCCTCTTGTATTCTCAAACTGTATTTATTGCAATGTCTCTCATTGTAAAGCAGTCCACTGTTATATGGTTTGTAAAGAAAATGGTATGTTATAAATAAAGCCTTAAATTCTTCAATTCTGAGAGCCTGTCTGCACACTATTGTTACAGGAATCACAACGAGAGGTAATATAGGAACACATGAAGTCATTTCATGCTGCACTGCCTTTAAGAGTGGAAATATGGGAGTGTGTACTATTCAGAGTTAATGAATAGCAACGAGCAGGCACGGGAGGATGGTGAAAAAACGATTATAGCCATGATACAACGGTCACGCATGACTTCATTTTAAGTGGAATATAGGCATCATATGATGGCTAACTCAATCTTAAAGGGGGGTTTTGTTTATCATGAGAAAGGCTTTAAGGCTCGGTCTCATGATGCCCTGTCTTCATTTGTTTCAACCAGGCAACAAGACCAGTGTACAGAGCCAAACCAACCATCAGTTTCCTAATAACGAGCTTTGTCCGTGCAGCCAAGCCTGGTGTATATTATCACCAACTTCCATAAAACGCACAAAAACTATTAgatggtaaaagaaaaatacaattaagaagcaaaaatgagaataaaatgtCCTTGATTTTCGACTTCAGCATGTTTCCTTTAATTAGAGGTGTTGCCATAAGTCAGCATGGACAATAACTGTGATATTTAACTACAGACCACCCGTTACAGATCGATGAAATTGGCGGTGAAAAAGGAAACGAGCATGCATAACTTTAAACTAATCTCTTATCAGAGTATCAGTGCTCTCAATTGTCTGTACAGTTTCCGTACTGTTCCGCATGTTTACACTCTAATGTCATAATGGGTTTCAAAAAGCCATGGAGGTTGTTTTGTGATGcacccccccccactccccgcTCCCTTCTGGTTAAATGTAGTCATCTCTCATTGTGACGAGGGGATCACACAGGCTCCGTCTGTTCTGTGGCTGCAGCCGGGCACCCAGGGATCTCAGAGAGCGGAGGACAAAGCGTGAGCAGCCAATGGGCTTCATGGGAATGTGATGGCATTCAttcaaagccccccccccccaaacacacacacacacacttccccaccaccaccatcccGTCCGCTGCTCAGGAATAATCACTGCTTTGTGCAGGCCTGCGGAATCCAGGGTGAAAACGCAAGACTCAATTATAGAGAGGGAATCCAAAAAAGCACGGTAACCGCGGCAACCACCGAGGGCCCTTAGgggaggaataaaaacacacaacccaTCCTGCAGGCCCGTTTCAGGCTGAAACCAACAGGGTGGTGGTACCCTCCCACTGCACACATGCTGCCTGGGGCCAGAAACATgtcagggggaggggggggagtgtgaTAAATGATGCAGCATTTTCATTGGCCCAGAGGAGTGTCACAGCATGGTGCTGCCTCAGGTCAGTGGTGTCAAACCTGCCCAGTTAATAACACCGCCTTCACGTAAGAATTCATGAGGTTTGTGAAATCTGCTGACTGTTGAAACCCGGCAGGATGACTCGGCAGATCAGCCTCCTCAGGGACGCTCTGATGGAGGCCTCCAACATTACCACAGCGTTTCAACTAAATGATGAGAAGTGTGTCCTGGTTGTTAGTCAGACCTGGCTATGGCAGGAGTACACACATCAAGAGGAAGTACAGATACTCGTGTTTAAAACTATTGACTGAACTTCTTTACTCAAGGAGAATGGAGAATGggctttgaaatgtaaagtaaaaagtagccATAACTAGCAACAGTTTTATAGAGTCGATCTGGTAAATGGACCTCCCTTAGACATACCTACACCGATCGTGCTTTCTGTGTGACATTAGGTTGAAATATAGGCGCTCAATGACTAATGATCACGCCACCAAATGCAGATTAAAAGTAAAgcttgttttgaaaatgtaagtcATAAAGGGAAAAGTAAATTGTGAAAGTACTTGGACTTCACAAACCCCCGAGTTAAGTGACACATGAGGGATGCTGccctgctgcagcttcaggagCGGTCTGTGGAAACACTCTGAGTCTGGACTTTATTAGCATGGGAGTTCCCACTCTCCTCGTCCTTGGGCTATAATTCAATGCACCTCTGCACAGggtgggcgggggggggggttgtggaGAGTTCTGGCAGACACATGCATGGCTTTGTTTCCAGCAACTGACAGGCCGCTGATGATCCTGAGCTGCAGTACGGCTG from Eleginops maclovinus isolate JMC-PN-2008 ecotype Puerto Natales chromosome 21, JC_Emac_rtc_rv5, whole genome shotgun sequence carries:
- the cnn3a gene encoding calponin-3a → MTHFNKGPSYGLSAEVRSKIAQKYDTQKEEELRFWIEERTQMPIGENFQKGLKDGVILCNLINKLQPESVRKINHSQLNWHKLENLGNFIKAILAYGLKPNDIFEANDLFESGNMTQVQTTLLALASMSKTRGSDTKIDIGVKYADKQARHFDDEKIKAGQCVIGLQMGTNKCASQAGMTAYGTRRHLYDPKTQTDKPYDQTTISLQMGTNKGASQAGMSAPGTRRDIYDQKVAQQPLDNSTISLQMGTNKVASQRGMSVYGLGRQVYDPKYCAPPTEPVIHANGSQGTGTNGSEISDSDYQGEFQEDELQGAYQDDYSPHYTDQGIDY